Proteins encoded in a region of the Elizabethkingia bruuniana genome:
- a CDS encoding glycoside hydrolase family 2 TIM barrel-domain containing protein — protein sequence MRHYFFSRELLAGVLTLVTVVIQAQELPYWKNASIVKVNKEYPRTLFMTYDSKSEALNTKFENSKYYKSLNGTWKFHFADAYKQLPENVTDSATSTSGWKDIKVPGNWEVQGFGTAIYVNHPYEFVERDPKTRLPKQAPPYMPEENPVGVYRRDIDIPAEWLKDRTIFLNIGGAKSGTYVYINGKEVGYSEDSKNPAEFRINEYVKPGINKLAVKIFRWSTGSYLEAQDFWRMSGIERDVYLWSQPNVSLRDFRVKSTLDDSYKNGVFQLEMSVANYGNGDLVEKANYTPIKPASPVLGYELLDAKGKVVASASATVSVKGRGENDYKFPEIKIPGVSTWTSESPNLYKLVMTVQNQGSTQTEVIPFTVGFRKFEIKEVEDNGRKDRLFLVNGQPIKFKGVNIHEHNPATGHYVTEDIMLKDFTLMKQNNLNSVRLAHYPQSRKFYELCDELGLYVYDEANIESHGMYYGKESLAKHPEWQNAHLDRTINMFERNKNHPSVSFWSLGNEAGNGVNFDVTYRWLKEREKDFMNRPVNYERAIWGYNSDMYVPQYPSAAWLEKTGKEGSDRPVIPSEYSHAMGNSSGNLDLQWQAIYKYPNLQGGYIWDWVDQGIAQKDKNGKMFWAYGGDFGKNMASDGNFLINGIVNPDRTPHPAMQEVKYVHQDFGFEAKNLSKGLFSVKNRFYFTNTQDYVLKYNVIENGKVVAEKTVPMNLGAQQSMDVQIPVNLLKQGKEYFVNFDVYTAKATTLVPNNFNIAHGQFRLPSEIVKESYKLATVSQNIKTDQKGNITIITAGKAVLTFDKAKGIVSSYKVNGKEYFQDGFGIQPNFWRGPNDNDYGSSMPKRLQIWKQSSKDFKVTEVNAVKENDHALLNATYLLPAGNLYKVQYKIYPDGVMKVNAEFTSTSMEANNVEASEATQMATFTPEMKKARENSSKLEVPRIGVRFRLPQSMNKVQYYGNGPVENYTDRQSGARIGIYNTTAEDMYFPYVRPQENGHRTFNRWFSLTDTKNAGLLIIADDTVGFNALRNSVEDFDSEEAKNRPYQFNNFSSEERAANSDEKAKDMRPRQTHINDIAPRNFVEVCVDMKQMGVAGYNSWGAKPLPEYSIPSDKNYKWGFTIVPVKNTQEIAEKANLKY from the coding sequence ATGAGACATTATTTTTTTTCTAGGGAACTCCTGGCCGGAGTCCTCACATTAGTTACGGTCGTTATTCAGGCTCAGGAACTACCTTACTGGAAGAATGCCAGTATTGTAAAGGTTAATAAAGAATATCCACGGACACTCTTTATGACTTATGATTCCAAAAGTGAGGCTCTAAATACTAAGTTCGAAAATAGTAAATATTATAAATCGCTTAATGGTACCTGGAAGTTCCATTTTGCTGATGCCTATAAGCAGTTGCCTGAAAATGTTACCGATTCTGCTACCAGTACTTCCGGATGGAAGGATATAAAAGTCCCGGGAAACTGGGAAGTTCAGGGATTTGGAACTGCTATTTATGTTAATCATCCTTATGAATTTGTAGAAAGAGATCCTAAGACAAGGCTGCCTAAACAGGCTCCACCTTACATGCCGGAAGAAAACCCTGTAGGCGTTTACCGCAGAGATATTGATATTCCTGCAGAATGGTTGAAAGACAGGACTATTTTTCTGAATATTGGTGGTGCAAAGTCTGGTACTTATGTTTATATCAATGGTAAAGAAGTTGGCTATAGTGAGGATTCTAAAAATCCGGCAGAGTTCAGGATTAATGAATATGTGAAGCCTGGTATTAATAAACTTGCAGTTAAAATATTCAGGTGGAGTACAGGCTCTTATCTGGAGGCGCAGGATTTCTGGAGGATGAGTGGTATTGAAAGGGATGTTTACCTATGGTCTCAACCCAATGTGTCTTTGCGTGATTTCAGAGTGAAATCTACTTTAGATGATAGCTATAAAAACGGAGTATTCCAGTTGGAAATGTCTGTTGCAAATTACGGAAATGGAGATCTTGTAGAGAAAGCAAACTATACACCGATTAAGCCGGCCAGCCCTGTACTGGGTTATGAGCTGCTTGATGCTAAGGGTAAGGTTGTAGCTTCAGCTTCGGCAACAGTAAGTGTAAAAGGAAGAGGAGAGAACGATTATAAATTTCCTGAAATCAAAATACCGGGAGTTTCAACATGGACTTCAGAATCTCCGAATTTGTATAAACTGGTAATGACAGTACAGAACCAAGGGAGTACACAAACCGAAGTGATTCCATTTACAGTAGGATTCAGAAAATTTGAAATAAAGGAGGTAGAAGATAATGGAAGAAAAGATCGTCTGTTTCTGGTAAACGGACAGCCTATAAAATTTAAAGGTGTTAATATCCACGAGCATAATCCGGCAACCGGACATTATGTGACTGAAGATATTATGCTGAAGGATTTTACATTGATGAAGCAAAATAACCTCAATTCTGTCCGTTTAGCCCATTATCCACAATCCCGGAAGTTTTATGAATTGTGTGATGAATTAGGACTTTATGTATATGACGAAGCTAATATTGAAAGCCACGGAATGTACTACGGGAAAGAATCTCTGGCTAAGCACCCGGAATGGCAGAATGCCCATCTGGACAGGACTATCAATATGTTCGAACGCAATAAAAATCATCCTTCAGTAAGTTTTTGGTCATTAGGAAATGAGGCCGGAAACGGGGTTAACTTCGACGTAACCTATAGATGGCTGAAAGAGCGGGAGAAAGATTTTATGAACCGTCCGGTAAATTATGAAAGAGCAATCTGGGGGTATAACTCGGATATGTATGTACCACAATATCCAAGTGCAGCCTGGTTGGAGAAAACCGGGAAAGAGGGATCTGACCGTCCGGTCATTCCTTCAGAATATTCGCATGCAATGGGGAACTCCAGTGGTAATCTGGATCTGCAGTGGCAGGCAATTTATAAATATCCGAATCTTCAGGGTGGTTACATATGGGATTGGGTAGATCAGGGCATTGCACAGAAAGATAAAAATGGGAAAATGTTCTGGGCTTATGGTGGTGATTTCGGAAAGAATATGGCCAGCGATGGAAACTTCCTGATTAATGGTATCGTGAATCCGGACAGAACTCCTCATCCGGCAATGCAGGAAGTGAAGTATGTTCATCAGGACTTTGGTTTTGAAGCAAAGAATCTTTCCAAAGGATTGTTCAGTGTGAAAAATCGTTTCTATTTTACAAATACTCAGGATTATGTTCTGAAATATAATGTTATTGAAAATGGTAAAGTTGTAGCTGAAAAAACAGTTCCGATGAATCTTGGTGCACAGCAAAGCATGGATGTACAGATTCCGGTAAACCTACTGAAACAAGGGAAGGAATATTTTGTAAACTTTGATGTATATACAGCAAAAGCGACAACGCTAGTTCCTAATAACTTTAATATTGCACATGGACAATTCAGACTGCCTTCTGAAATTGTAAAAGAATCTTATAAGCTGGCAACTGTATCGCAGAATATAAAAACGGATCAAAAAGGAAATATAACGATTATAACCGCAGGGAAAGCTGTGCTGACTTTTGATAAAGCAAAAGGTATTGTAAGCTCTTATAAGGTTAATGGTAAAGAATATTTTCAGGATGGATTCGGAATTCAGCCAAACTTTTGGAGAGGCCCGAATGATAATGATTATGGAAGCTCGATGCCGAAACGTCTTCAGATCTGGAAACAGTCGAGTAAAGACTTTAAGGTAACGGAAGTTAATGCTGTAAAGGAAAATGATCATGCACTGCTAAATGCAACTTATCTGTTACCTGCCGGAAATCTGTATAAGGTGCAGTATAAAATTTATCCGGATGGTGTGATGAAGGTAAATGCGGAGTTTACCTCCACTTCTATGGAAGCAAATAATGTTGAAGCTTCAGAAGCTACACAGATGGCAACCTTTACTCCGGAAATGAAAAAAGCCAGGGAGAATTCTTCCAAACTGGAAGTACCGAGAATTGGGGTACGCTTCAGATTACCACAGTCTATGAATAAAGTTCAGTACTATGGAAATGGTCCTGTGGAAAACTATACAGACCGTCAATCCGGAGCCAGAATAGGTATTTATAATACAACAGCAGAGGATATGTATTTCCCTTATGTGCGTCCGCAGGAAAATGGTCACAGAACATTTAACCGCTGGTTCTCTCTTACAGATACCAAGAATGCTGGATTGTTAATTATTGCTGATGATACAGTAGGCTTTAATGCTTTAAGAAATTCTGTAGAAGATTTTGATTCCGAGGAGGCTAAAAACAGACCTTACCAATTCAACAACTTTAGTTCAGAAGAACGTGCTGCTAATTCTGATGAAAAAGCAAAAGATATGCGTCCGCGTCAGACCCATATAAACGATATTGCACCAAGAAATTTCGTAGAAGTATGTGTGGATATGAAACAGATGGGGGTTGCTGGTTATAATAGCTGGGGAGCTAAACCTCTTCCGGAATACAGTATTCCGTCTGACAAAAATTATAAATGGGGCTTTACAATAGTTCCTGTTAAAAATACTCAGGAGATTGCTGAAAAAGCAAACCTGAAATATTAA
- a CDS encoding helix-turn-helix domain-containing protein: protein MKLNTKLRKLRNSIKLSQSELAEALQISQTAYNKWESGTTKPSLDNILKLSQFYNIYIEELIDESPLRTADTSEKEIRITEGAISAIIQNQNELIGLIRQQNELLILLSKALN, encoded by the coding sequence ATGAAACTAAACACCAAATTGCGAAAATTAAGAAATTCTATAAAGCTAAGTCAGTCTGAATTAGCCGAGGCTTTACAAATATCACAGACAGCTTATAACAAATGGGAATCCGGCACAACAAAACCCTCTTTGGATAATATTCTGAAGCTGTCACAATTTTATAATATCTATATTGAAGAACTTATAGACGAAAGCCCCCTCCGTACAGCTGATACTTCAGAAAAAGAAATCAGAATAACGGAAGGGGCTATTTCGGCAATTATCCAAAATCAGAATGAACTAATCGGACTTATCAGGCAGCAGAATGAATTACTTATCCTACTTTCAAAAGCCTTAAATTAA